CGCTACGTCTTCACCGTCTGGGCGCTGGACACCGACGACACCGGGCTCGACGCGTCGAGCTCGCTGGCCAAGGCCCAGTTCATGACCCTGGGCAATGTGCTGGCCCGCGGCTCGATCACCGGCACCTACCAGCTGTGACCCTCACCTGGACCCCGGCCCTGGGGCGCCCCGAGCTGCTCGCGGGTCCGGTCCGGCAGACCCTCGAGGCGATGGCCGCCGACGGGGAGGACGTCACCGCCGTCGAGGTGGCCGGGATCGACCCCGACCACGCCGACACGGCCGTCCTGGTGGAGGCGACCGGCTGGGACCTGCGCGACATGGCCAACTGCATCGTCATCGCCGGGGCGCGCGCCGGCGAGGAGCGGGTGTGCGCGGCGCTGGTCCTCGGGCACACCCGCGCCGACGTCAACACGACGGTGCGCAAGCGGCTCGACGTGCGCAAGTGCTCGTTCATGCCGATGGACGACGCCGTCGGGCGGACCGGGATGGAGTACGGCGGCATCACCCCGCTCGGTCTGCCGGACGACTGGCCGGTGCTCGTCGACGCGCGCGTCGTGGACCGCCCGCAGATCGTCGTGGGATCGGGCCTGAGGCGCAGCAAGCTGCGGCTGCCCGGGGCGCTGGCCGCCCGGCTGCCGGGCGCCGAGGTCGTCGACGGGCTGGCGCGGGAGATCGACGCCTGACCACCGGCGTCCCGTGAGGGTCCGGCACGGGGCCGAGACGCACGGGACCGGGCGCGGCGCCTCGCCTCTGGAAGCGCTCTCCCCCGCGCGCCTCGCACCACGTGCGCGGACGTGCGTCAGGCTGTCCCGGTGAGCATCATCGACGGAACCACGCCGACCTCCCGGGCCGAGGACCGCAGCGCCTACCGCGCGGTCACCCTCTTCCCCCTCCTCGTGCTGCTGGCCGGGGTCGTGGGGTATGTCCTCGCCGGCCCGGTGTCCGGGGGCGCCGGGCTCATCACCCCGCTGCTCGGGGTCATCATGTTCGGGATGGGGCTCACCCTGACCCTGCCGGACTTCGCCCTCGTCGTGCGCCGCCCGCTGCCGGTGCTGCTCGGGGTCGCGGCGCAGTACGCCGTGATGCCCCTCGTGGGCCTGCTCGTCGTCACCCTGCTGCGGCTCCCGGACGAGATCGCCGCCGGCGTCATCCTCGTCGGCTGCGTGCCGGGCGGCACCGCCAGCAACGTCGTCGCCTACCTCGCCCGGGCCGACACGGCCCTCTCCGTCACCATGACCTCGGTGTCGACGCTGCTGTCGCCCCTGCTCACGCCGCTGCTGACCCTGTGGCTGGTCGGCGAGCGGCTGCCGGTGGACGGCTGGGGCATGGCCCGCACCATCGTCGTCATCGTGCTCGTGCCGGTGGTCCTGGGGCTCCTCGTCCGCCTGCTCGTGCCGTCCCTGGTGCGGCGGGTGCTGCCGTTGATGCCGTGGTTCTCGGTCCTCGTCATCTGCGTCGTCGTGGCTCTCGTGGTCTCCCTCTCGGCCGACCAGCTCCTCGAGGCCGGGCTGCTCGTCGCCGCGGCCGTGGTTCTGCACAACCTCCTCGGCCTCGGCATCGGGTATGCCGTCGGCCGTGCCACCGGGGTCGGCGAGCGGTCGGCGCGCACCATGGCGATCGAGGTGGGGATGCAGAACTCCGGGCTCGCCTCGGGCCTCGCGGCGACCTTCTTCACCCCGGTCGCG
This genomic window from Serinicoccus chungangensis contains:
- a CDS encoding YbaK/EbsC family protein: MTLTWTPALGRPELLAGPVRQTLEAMAADGEDVTAVEVAGIDPDHADTAVLVEATGWDLRDMANCIVIAGARAGEERVCAALVLGHTRADVNTTVRKRLDVRKCSFMPMDDAVGRTGMEYGGITPLGLPDDWPVLVDARVVDRPQIVVGSGLRRSKLRLPGALAARLPGAEVVDGLAREIDA
- a CDS encoding bile acid:sodium symporter family protein, producing MSIIDGTTPTSRAEDRSAYRAVTLFPLLVLLAGVVGYVLAGPVSGGAGLITPLLGVIMFGMGLTLTLPDFALVVRRPLPVLLGVAAQYAVMPLVGLLVVTLLRLPDEIAAGVILVGCVPGGTASNVVAYLARADTALSVTMTSVSTLLSPLLTPLLTLWLVGERLPVDGWGMARTIVVIVLVPVVLGLLVRLLVPSLVRRVLPLMPWFSVLVICVVVALVVSLSADQLLEAGLLVAAAVVLHNLLGLGIGYAVGRATGVGERSARTMAIEVGMQNSGLASGLAATFFTPVAALPGAVFSIWHNLSGAVLAGWFRRRDARQDVQQDG